TTCACCGCCGTCGCCCACATCAGGCGAAAAACAACCGTTCGGCGAAAAACAACAACCGGCAACGCGGAGGAGGTAGCACGGATCCGAGCGGGCCGAACCCACGTGGTTCGGTCCGGTCGCTGCCGGCTCGACGAACCGGACGAATCCACTACTCACCCGGGGAGCTCGACCGCGCACCGTCACCCACTTCTCCGGGAATGCACCCGCCGCTCCCCGGGATTTTCCCCTTCCGGCACCCCACTCCCGGAAGCAGCGCCGAGTGCACCCCCTGCTACACGATCCACCCCGGATACGTGATGAAATACGGGCAACGGAATCCGTTGAATGGGACGAACCGTCTGTCTCGTGCACGATCCCTGCGTAATCGTGAGCGCGTTCAGGACGGGAGCCCCGATTCAAGATCACCCGAACGGCTCAACAGTTGTGGGGTTTCGGCTCCACTCCCGGCAATGTGAGTGCCCTCCGGCCTCGTCCGAAGTGGCCCACGGGGAGGCACTTCGCGCCGCCGCACGTGTTGTCCGGAACGCACCCTTTACTATACAGGCCTGTATAGTTACATTGGTTCATGATAAACGGGTTGTCCTCGAACAACTCGACACGCGGGTCCTGGGAGATGGTGGGATTGAGCAATCCGATCCGGCCGTTGGTCGCGTCCCTGGCGGTGCTGCTGCGCGACATGAGGCGCGGCAGGACGACGACGGTCGATCATCCGAAACACGAACAGCAACCACTCGACGAATCCCCCCGCTCCGTTCTCCCGGAGCAGTGGGAAGCCCGGCACAGCGAGAAACTCCGGCAAACGCGCTCCAAGCCACTGCGGCAGAAGCAGCAGTGGCTCATGGGACAGGACCTTCCCTCCGAGACTCCCCCGGAGAATTCCTGGGAACCGACGGCGAGCACTTCGGTGACCCCTGCGGGCGACGTGGAGATCGACGTCTCGCTTCCCGGTGTCACGGCGGGCGAAGTGGACGTGGGTCTGCGGCGACGGGTCATGATGACCGTTTCGGGGATCAGTGCCGGACGGGTTTTCTACCGTGAGGTGACCCTGCCCTCCGGACTGGACGAGGACAGCGTCACCGCGAGCATGAGCGACGGGACGCTGAGCATTCACGCGCACACCACGGAGCATTCCGAGGAGCATCCACGACGGGTCTCCGTGGAGTCCTCCTGACCGACCCACGCGCATTCCGCACACGGCAGCAGGTCAACCGAGCAGACGCCCACCGTCTGCTCGGTCGTCCCGGACCACGCACCAGCGACCACGGCTCGCGCTCTCCCCGCGAGCAGTAGCTCGCCCGCCACCGAGCACGTCGTCTCGTCGGCTCCGCGCCCTTGCGAGCGAACCACTTCTCTCTCCACCGCGATCGACGCAACACGCTCACGACTTCCCGCGGAATTCCTTCCCGATTCCGGAACCGAACCATTCCGGCAGACAGAGCCCCGCGTGATCGAAACGAGCGATACACCGATCGTTCTCCACGATGCCGGATCCCGCGGAATCACTCCTCCGCACCGACCGCTGCCCGCTGCTGTCATCCGTTTCGGTGCTGGCCTGTCCGTACGAGCGGGATCAGGATGTCCCCGTACCCGGAAAGCCCCGAAAACGGTTACCGGCGGGAGAGACCATGATCGACGGTGGGGAGCGCTCCTTCGCACGTGTGCTCGGCCGATGGGAAGTGCTCGCGATCGCGTTCGGAGCCATGATCGGTTTCGGCTGGATCGTCAGAACGGGGGATTTCATCACTCGGGCGGGAACTCTGGGAGCCACCGCGGCCTTCCTGCTCGGCGGTGTCGTCGTCGGTCTCGTCGGACTGACCTACGCCGAACTGGTCTCGGCCATGCCGCACGCCGGCGGCGAGCACAACTACGTGCTGCGCGCGCTCGGGACACGCCCCGCTTTCATCACCTCGTGGATGCTGGTGCTCGGCTACGTCTCGGTGGTCGCCTTCGAAGCCGTGGCGCTGCCGCAGAGCCTGAGCTACGTCTTTCCCGAACTGCCCGCGGGTCAGCTGTGGTCGGTCGCCGGGGAAGACGTGTTCGCCACCTGGACGGGCGTGGGCGTGCTCGGGGCCGCGGTGATGACCATCGTGAACTACATCGGGGTGCGCCCGGCCGCCGTGTTCCAGAGCCTCGCCGTGCTGTTCCTACTCGCGGTCGGTGCCACCCTGCTGCTCGGCTCCTTCCTCGGCGGTGACCCCGCGAACATGCGCCCGCTGGTTTCCGCGGCTCCGGCCGGCGTCCTGAGCGTGCTGGTGGCCGTGCCGTTCCTGTTCGTCGGGTTCGACGTGATCCCCCAGTCCGCGGGCGAGATCGGACTGCCCTTCCGACGCATCGGCAAACTGCTCGTGTTCGCGACCTGCACGGCCACCGCCTGGTACGTGCTGATCGTGCTCACGGTCGGTTCCGGACTCCCGCCCGAGGCCCTCGTCCGATCCGAACTCGCGGCCGGAGACGGCATGAGCGCACTGTGGAACAGCCGAACGATGGGCACCCTGCTCGTGCTCGGCGGCATAGCCGGAATCCTCACCAGCTGGAACGGCTTCCTGCTCGGAGCGAGCCGACTGATCCACGCCATGGCCTCCTCGGGGATGTTGCCGAGCTGGTTCGGCAAGATCCACCCCAGATTCGACACGCCGAGCAACGCGGTCCTGTTCGTCGGCGGGCTCTCCCTGATCGCCCCGCTGTTCGGCGAGAAGATGCTCACCTGGTTGATCGATGCGGGCGGGTTCGCCATCGTCGTCGCCTACCTGATGGTTGCGACCAGCTTTCTGGTGCTGAGGTATCGCGAGCCGGACATGCCCCGCCCTTTCCGGGTCCGCTGCGGAAGGACCGTCGGCGGGCTGGCCCTGGCACTCAGCCTCGGGCTGGCC
This genomic stretch from Actinopolyspora halophila DSM 43834 harbors:
- a CDS encoding APC family permease, whose amino-acid sequence is MIDGGERSFARVLGRWEVLAIAFGAMIGFGWIVRTGDFITRAGTLGATAAFLLGGVVVGLVGLTYAELVSAMPHAGGEHNYVLRALGTRPAFITSWMLVLGYVSVVAFEAVALPQSLSYVFPELPAGQLWSVAGEDVFATWTGVGVLGAAVMTIVNYIGVRPAAVFQSLAVLFLLAVGATLLLGSFLGGDPANMRPLVSAAPAGVLSVLVAVPFLFVGFDVIPQSAGEIGLPFRRIGKLLVFATCTATAWYVLIVLTVGSGLPPEALVRSELAAGDGMSALWNSRTMGTLLVLGGIAGILTSWNGFLLGASRLIHAMASSGMLPSWFGKIHPRFDTPSNAVLFVGGLSLIAPLFGEKMLTWLIDAGGFAIVVAYLMVATSFLVLRYREPDMPRPFRVRCGRTVGGLALALSLGLAALFLPGMPSGLDWPPEWIILGGWALLGAVWLFGLPRTTTPRGGHTPTETAHSAYRHDTR
- a CDS encoding Hsp20 family protein produces the protein MVGLSNPIRPLVASLAVLLRDMRRGRTTTVDHPKHEQQPLDESPRSVLPEQWEARHSEKLRQTRSKPLRQKQQWLMGQDLPSETPPENSWEPTASTSVTPAGDVEIDVSLPGVTAGEVDVGLRRRVMMTVSGISAGRVFYREVTLPSGLDEDSVTASMSDGTLSIHAHTTEHSEEHPRRVSVESS